A genomic region of Denticeps clupeoides chromosome 9, fDenClu1.1, whole genome shotgun sequence contains the following coding sequences:
- the rbm45 gene encoding RNA-binding protein 45 — MEDSGRPSSHLDDPPNSRLFLVTSKFITEDVIRENFSGFGDIQDIWVVRDKQTKESKGVCFVKFAKSSQACAAMEDMHGKCVLEGTKPIKVFIAQSRSSGSHRDVEDEDLTRIFVMIPKTFTEDDLRETFKEYGGIDYCIIIKNKTTGESKGLGYVRFYKPSQAAIAIENCDKTFRAILAEPRTKNSSSDNDYFSNNRSDHTSNDPGMSGYPIDNNSYASGDMWSSDIITRCLMVSSRASVSQEQMFGLFDLIPGLEYCEMQRDQFGFSKGQAMIRYNNLGSAVYAKEKLNGFEYPPGNRLIVTYVDDGEDRTSPVGKMAMQLVAAQMMSMVWNGPSGSQLMKTSTGYAQPVMPQKPRIQIDVALPPTKKLAPADSLVKERLFVIFNPSPLPVDVLEEVFCRFGSLIEVYLVPGRNVGYIKYADRKHANEAMGLLHGKVLNGVKMKVMLADPPKEESHKRQRTY; from the exons ATGGAAGACAGCGGCAGACCGTCGTCGCACCTCGACGACCCGCCCAACAGCAGACTGTTCCTCGTCACCAGCAAATTCATCACGGAGGACGTGATCCGCGAGAACTTCAGCGGCTTCGGGGACATCCAGGACATCTGGGTGGTGCGAGACAAGCAGACCAAGGAGTCCAAAGGGGTGTGTTTCGTCAAATTCGCCAAGTCTTCTCAAGCCTGCGCGGCCATGGAGGACATGCACGGCAAGTGTGTGCTGGAGGGAACCAAACCCATCAAG GTGTTTATTGCCCAGTCACGGTCCTCTGGCAGCCACAGAGACGTAGAGGATGAGGATCTAACCCGGATATTCGTCATGATCCCCAAGACTTTCACCGAGGACGATTTGAGGGAAACGTTTAAG GAGTACGGAGGCATCGATTACTGcatcatcatcaaaaacaaaaccacaggAGAAAGCAAAGGTTTAGGTTACGTGAGATTCTACAAGCCGTCACAAGCAGCCATTGCTATAGAGAACTGTGACAAAA CATTTCGTGCCATACTTGCCGAACCGAGGACAAAAAACTCTTCTTCCGATAATGACTACTTCAGCAATAACCGGTCAGACCACACCAGCAATGACCCGGGCATGAGTGGATATCCCATTG ACAATAACAGCTATGCGTCAGGAGACATGTGGAGTAGTGACATCATTACCAGATGCCTCATGGTGTCCTCGAGGGCCAGCGTCTCTCAGGAACAAATGTTCGGACTGTTTGACCTGATCCCAGGACTGGAGTATTGTGAAATGCAAAGGGATCAGTTCGGCTTCTCCAAAG GTCAAGCTATGATTCGCTACAACAACCTTGGATCGGCTGTGTATGCTAAAGAGAAGCTGAATGGCTTTGAGTATCCTCCTGGAAATCGTCTTATTGTGACTTATGTTGACGATGGGGAAGACAGGACCAG CCCTGTTGGGAAGATGGCCATGCAGCTTGTAGCTGCCCAGATGATGTCCATGGTGTGGAATGGTCCCAGTGGGTCACAGCTCATGAAGACCAGCACA GGTTATGCACAACCTGTGATGCCACAGAAGCCCAGAATTCAGATAGATGTTGCTCTTCCACCTACGAAAAAACTGGCCCCAGCAGACAGTCTGGTGAAGGAGCGCCTGTTTGTGATCTTCAACCCTTCACCGCTACCTGTGGATGTTCTGGAGGAAGTGTTCTG CCGTTTTGGGTCTCTTATCGAGGTGTATCTAGTGCCTGGACGCAATGTTGGCTACATTAAGTATGCTGACAGGAAACATGCAAACGAAGCCATGGGACTGCTGCACGGCAAAGTGTTGAATGGGGTGAAGATGAAGGTGATGCTGGCCGACCCACCCAAGGAAGAGTCTCACAAGCGGCAGAGAACGTACTAA